A DNA window from Ostrea edulis chromosome 5, xbOstEdul1.1, whole genome shotgun sequence contains the following coding sequences:
- the LOC125651362 gene encoding thrombospondin-1-like, which yields MARVLFCLGVLFLLEHTTSQTVNGNWGQWSAYGACSVTCGVGTHQRTRSCDSPAPSGGGSTCPGDAMEAKTCFDTTCYPSILGSLERNCSWTYFGCKTGSMSCIDFSFRCDGKNDCDDGSDESTEVTGCPTDCSDNGAGKLYSCFFFPLLRLGR from the exons ATGGCCAGAGTCCTGTTCTGCCTGGGAGTCCTGTTTTTATTAGAACACACTACATCCCAAACAG TGAATGGCAACTGGGGTCAGTGGTCAGCTTACGGGGCGTGTTCGGTGACCTGTGGTGTAGGAACACATCAGAGGACGCGGTCATGCGACAGTCCAGCGCCATCTGGTGGTGGCTCTACTTGTCCAGGGGACGCAATGGAGGCCAAAACCTGTTTCGACACCACGTGTTATCCATCAATACTTGGGAGTTTGGAAAGG AATTGCTCTTGGACATATTTTGGATGCAAGACGGGATCGATGTCCTGTATTGATTTTAGCTTCCGGTGTGACGGGAAAAATGACTGCGATGACGGAAGTGATGAAAGTACGGAAGTGACCGGGTGCCCCACGGACTGCAGTGACAATGGCGCTGGTAAGCTCTATTCGTGCTTTTTCTTTCCGCTGCTCAGACTGGGCCGATAA